The Nocardioides sp. cx-173 genome segment AGCCGGGCCGAGGCCATCGCCGCGGTGGCTCCCGACCACAGGAAGGAGGCGATGACGATCGCGAGCACGAAGTCGATGACGTCGGGGGGCCGCCCCAGTGCCTGCTCCTGGAAGAGCGGCCACAGCAGGACCAACCCGGCCGTGATCCGGCCGCCCCAGCCTGCCGCGAGGGTGCCGCGGTGCACGTTTCCGGTGACGCGCCACACGGCGGCCTTGAGCACCCGGCCTCCGTCCAGCGGCAGTCCCGGCACCAGGTTGAGGACCCCGACGAGCAGGTTCGCGCCGGCGAGGCCCTGCACGGCCATCAGCAGCAGGCCATCGGGGGTGACGAACCACAGGCCCACCCCGACGGCGCCGACCGCCAGCGAGGTCAACGGCCCCACGACGGCGATCCAGAACTCCTGGCGCGGCGTGCGGGCCTCGCCCTCGATCGAGGTCATCCCGCCGAGGAAGTGCAGCGTGATCGACTGCACCGCGAAGCCGTAGCGCCGCGCCATGAGCGCGTGCGAGGCCTCGTGGAGCAGGACCGACCCGTAGAGGATCACCGCGAACGCGAGGCCGGCGACGTACTTCCCGGCGCCCAGGCCTGGTTGCACCACCTCGACCTGCGGGGCCATCAGGACGGCGATCAGCCCGGCAATGAGGAACCACGACGAGGACACGAGGACCTCGCTGCCCGCGATCGTGCCCAGCTTGAAGGTCCCGGGGGGCCGGGGAGCAGGGCGCGGGACGGGGTCGGACACACCTCGAACCTAGCCGACCCGCGTTCGCCGTCAGCGTGCGGCGTCGCCCTCCCGCGGGCTGTCGGCGACCTCGCCTAAGGTCGAGGGCGTGA includes the following:
- a CDS encoding site-2 protease family protein, producing MSDPVPRPAPRPPGTFKLGTIAGSEVLVSSSWFLIAGLIAVLMAPQVEVVQPGLGAGKYVAGLAFAVILYGSVLLHEASHALMARRYGFAVQSITLHFLGGMTSIEGEARTPRQEFWIAVVGPLTSLAVGAVGVGLWFVTPDGLLLMAVQGLAGANLLVGVLNLVPGLPLDGGRVLKAAVWRVTGNVHRGTLAAGWGGRITAGLVLLWPLFQEQALGRPPDVIDFVLAIVIASFLWSGATAAMASARLRARLPELRARDLARRTLAVPDDLPLAEAVRRAQEAEAGSIVTVTTGGRPVGVVNEAALLATPPERRPWVAVSTVARTLDEGLRLPVGIDGEELVMAINRTPAAEYVLVEEDGSVYGVLSTADVDRAFRQ